The Vitis vinifera cultivar Pinot Noir 40024 chromosome 7, ASM3070453v1 genomic interval caagttttaaaaacatttgacataaggttttagttgaaaacatgaaatcatctaattttaaaatatttgaaacaaaataactctttgatgattttgatgcataagtaaaaaatgtaatgcatgaaattctagtgcaccaacaaccttacaaagagatcttatgaagcttgagtcttgaaaaacacttctctttgaggtggtcttttTCGTCATGATTtttccttggcttgatttgtctttgtgattgctaATTTGGAAATTGtcttacctaatcacacttgaaatataatcattagttctaaaccttattttgttatcataaaaaccgagattaaccaaaccttgattTCACACTTAGCATCCTTATTTAACTCGtaggtttattttttttttggggaaaaCTATCAATGCTTTGCATACCATTGTGATGTTGAAAAATGGATCATGCATCTTGATTATGAATTACAACTTTACATTTCTATATTTATCCGTCATTCTCCTTGTGTAATATGCGTTTAACATTTTTATAGGTCATTGGTTGTTGGGATGATATTATTATCCTATATAGAACAAGGAATTTACAACCTACGATTCTTCTCTTTGAAGATGAAATGTAGATATTTCAAGGAACTTGATAATTGTTCCACTACAAAtctagtattattattattagagaGAGTGTTTGAGGAAgcaaatatgtatattttttttagtcattGAGGAAGAACATTGGATTGGAAGAGTTTGTTCCAttataggggaaaaaaaaatatagttgtgGCCATTTTCCAAAGAAATTCTGTTGCGATTCCACTACAAGTTTGGTATTATTATTGTTAGAGACCGTGTTTGGaagcaataattttttttagctgCTAAGGAAGAACATCAAATATTTGGGTCATTCTTACCCAACAAACAACTAAGGCAAATGAAAAAATGACAAATTAGTGATCCAAACAAGTACTTAGGTCATTCCTATTAGAATTATATAGTTAAAATCTTTTAACTTGGTATGTTTGTAGGCCTTTGGGTAGAGACTCTTCCACACTAACAagcatatttttctttttgttctttgatGGATCGAGttgttaaatttcaaaatgatttcttCTTATTTGAGGAAGGAAAATAGTATCCTCATTGAGACTATGATGCTAGAGGATGAGTCAATGGGAAAGGAACTGAAAATCATTGACATAATTATTGTTGTAATTCCTTATCGTCTCTAACTCAAGATTTATTCCATTACATTAAGGATTGTAATTTCTAATTAGTTTTGATGTTTAATCCCTTTGTCGAGATTAGGGCGCCTAGTTCTTTTGCCACAACGACACTAAAGTGTAGGAGCCAAAAagattatcttattattttattacaacCCATATTTATAGGGCGTGTTAGGCATTATGTATCACAACAATTTGACAATTTGAGGATTACATGAGGAATTAAAATCcctaattttagaaaatatcttaCTAGACTTTGAGCTTTTCAACTTGTTTTTAGCAAAAACATTTTACTTTAGATTGTAACACTTATTTCATCTAAAAAATATCTTCatgtttttctttgaaaataaagcGAAAAATGTTGGGACCTTACTCTTTCGTGCCTATTTCCCTTAGgtattcttataaaaaaaagtgtgttcGAACTATTGTTTGGGCAAACTTATTTGTAAATTAAGTCAAACTACATGATATATGACTTTTATGGAGAGAGTTTTCTCCTCCTTGGTTTGCCATTTTATACATAAACGAACATTTTATgctaattaatttgtttatatgTTCAAATATAATCTGTTTGAATTTAGCATGTTTAGAAAGAGTCGAATGTAATTTGTTTGTACATAGTTTATCTAGACATGGTATGCTTAGACACAACTTATTCAAACATAGTTTATCCAAACATAGGTTATCTATACATAGCCCGTCCAGATATAGTTTATTCAATTGCTTTTCTCGAGTAAAGTCTGTTGAAATAAAAGATGTGTTCATTCCACACTTTACCTAGTACATTTGGACCAACTATTTCCACCTTAACCATAGATGTTAAGGTAATCGAGTATGGGCCAAAATGACCTATATGGCCCAAAAATTATCCAAGTTACatgatttattattaatatttttttaaaatcaaattataactatattttgaaaatgtgacTTTTGATTTTGTACTGCTAAAAACTgcattttgtaaatatttaactttatacaaaatcaaaattgaattcaaaatgcaactttaatacaaaaatagatactcaagtataaaatcaaaaatcacaaaatatgaGTTGAGTACAAAAATcagaatcatatttttttaaaattatgtgaATTAAATAGATCAAGAGAATAGTTagataaaaatagtttttaaaaacaaattttaaaaaacatggtcAAACTAAtttgtgttttccttttattttttaaaactaattaaaataattcatatttgttatttaaaaattgttctctatttcattttggttttaaaaataatttttagagaacaacagccaaacaacattaaaaaattttaaaaacaaatttttatttttaaatcccaCAACAAAACGGATTTGGCGAAATTTCGGGAGAAATCACCGTGGCGATTTTCCTCAATATCTCACCTGGTCAATGCGGGTTAGCGGGTCAACGGGTCAAACGCGTTACAGTGAAGTCAAAGCTGCTATAGTCCCCTCAAAATGACCTTTCTTCTGTTGATGAGGGGAATCGAACCCCAAACCAACTACCATGCGGGCAAACTTACCCTTGTTAAATAATATGCACTAAACCTATATATAGTTAAacttattatataaagaaaatattaaaaaaatattttaaagagcaaattaattataattattttataattaaatgtaaaattttcttttaattaccaaaaatataaaaatgatataattttgtttttaatatcattaataattaattaaatataaaaaaattgtacatatatcataatttattttatattatttaatacaattgaattaaatagatcataattttaatattaatatatattttaaaattatacgtattataatcaaatatcataatattagatgtaatttaataataaatgtacatttataaaatttatatttttatcgatacatataatattattatcaaatatgataaatcatattatacatatatcaatttatttaataaaacaacttaaaaatatcattatacttttaattacatttttataaaatttttttttatatttttataaattttaatcaattatatatatatatatatatatttaaaatatctaatcgatatatccataaaatcaaatACCACAACTTAAATCATATTTTGGCACCGGACTCACCCTCCTTTTATTATACTCtttaaaaagaatcaaaaaGTGACGCCAAAAAATATGCGTACGTGCTAAGGTGCTCTTGTCGCATTGTTCTCTCCTCGGGCACATCGCAACCGTTGTCAGATTTGAAACGTCTAAACATCCGACGGTGGAAATCCAATCCCCAAATTTCACTAGGGTTTTGTCACCACCTGTTCAAGGTATATAAGCCACCCATCACCACCTCAGTCGCTGCGGTGCCGTCAGTGCTGCCCACTTCCGGTCGTCTCTATCCCTCTTCTACCGTCGTCCTTACGTTCGGCGCTGATCTCCGATCAGTTATCACTTCATTTATCCCcatctccaaaataaaaaaaaatccctaaaaaagttagaaaaatcTCCCAAAATCCCCCCATTTTGATTTCTAGGGTTCCGTTTTAAGGGCCGAGTGAGATTACAAAAAGGGGAAGGAATCGCTGTGGAATTTGCAGAATGGCACAGGTTCAGGTCCAGGCACAGGCTCAGCCTCCAGTTTCTGCTGCAAATGGAGGGGCTAGCAATGGTGGTGGAAACCAGTTCGTGTCGACGTCGCTATACGTCGGTGACCTAGAATCAAACGTCACCGACTCGCATCTCTATGATTTGTTTGGTCAGCTGGGTCCGGTGGTGTCCGTTCGTGTCTGCAGGGACTTGAGTACCCGGCGGTCTCTTGGTTACGGTTATGTCAACTATGGCAACACCCAAGATGGTTAGTTGATTTTGTGTGAGCCTGGTTTTGGGTTTCAAGTTCATAGGTCTGactgattatttgtgatttctTGATTTGAGGTACTATGTCATTGTTTGCTTTATTTTGTTAACAAAACTTTGTGGGGATAGTTTAGAATAATTGGTCTGTGTGTGCATTCTCTCTCTGGAGAGATGGGGATCTAGATTTGTCACGCCCACATCTAGAATGATTCTTCCTGCATCTGAACGCTTTGGGATTGTGGGTAGAGATTAGCATTATAAGTGGGTCGAGTGGCATTCTATCTATCATTTGTGAATGTGCATATTCGTTAGCCGTTGGTTAATTATTATGAATGTGATTAGTCAACGGGTAAGGTGAACAATGGGGAAGCGTTTAATGGGTTTTGAGTTATGGAATTTGATGAAGTTAGGATAGCTAATATCATGTGCAGCATGCATTCATCATGGTAACCTTGTTTTTCCCTATCACCATCAAGTCTGAGTTTGGCGTAAAATGTTGTATAGTCCATTGTCTATTGTACGGATAAAGTGGTTGATGAAGTAATTGAAATTCAAGGGGCTTCACCATCAAGTTCATATGTCCAACTGATTATTTGTGATCTCTTGATTTGAGATACAATGTCATTGCTTGCTTTATTTTGTTAACAGAACTTTGGGGGCATAGTTTGGAATAATTGATCTGTGTGTGCATTGACTCTCTGGAGAGATGGGGGATCAAGATTTTTCACACCCACATCTAGAATGATTCTTCCTGTATCTGAAAGCTTTGGGATTGTGGGTAGAGATTATCATTATAAATGGGTTGAGTGGCATTCTGTCTATTTATTGTGAATGTGCATATTTGTTAGCCCTTGGTTAATTATCATGGATGTAATTGAGTCAATGGGTAAGGTGAACAATGGGGAAGTTTAGTGGGTTTTGAGTTATGGAATTTGGTGAAATTAGGATAGCTAATATCATGTGCAGCATGCATTCATCATGGTAACCTTGTTTTTTCCTATCACCATCAAGTCTGAGTTTGGAGTAAAATGTTGTATAGTTCATTGTCTATTGTATGACTAAAGTGGTTGATGAAGTAATTGAAATTCAAGGGGCTTCACTGTAGAAAGTTAAATAAAACAAGTATTCATATGGGTTATTGTTCTTTTAAATGGGAGGAACAGCGAAATAAGcttcttcaaaatattcatttcatatAGCCGGTGACTCTAAAACTACAATCTGTTCTCCATATAAATGTAAGATTACTTTAATCCTCCATATAAACATAGATTTCCTTTAATTATGGTGGGATTTCCCATTCTTGCGGCTCCATTGTTTGTGTTAAGGAGATTTTTGATAATTCGTTGCCAGTTATAAACTAAAGTTACTTGCctataaaaaatttgtgaagTTAAGCCACTCGCTGGTCttgaaatttatgaattaaagTTATTTGTAAAGTGAGTTTGATGTTGTACTAAACTAAAAGAGTTGCTATTATACCAATTTGATGCAGCAGTAAGCTAGTCTCAACTTTGCAATTGGAAGATATGAGAAGTTACTTTGATCATTATGTACTGCTAGATCTTTCAGACAAACTTGGGAATAACCTCTTCCTAACTTAATTTCTAAGTTGGATGGGCATATGAACCCTAATGGTTTTAGAACTAGCAACCAGGCTGCATTGGTTTGGTATCCTATAAATTGAGAAAAGTTTGAACTAACAATTCaaagtaccaaaaaatatattCGATCAGAACTAGCACTTCTTATGCAGCTGCAAAGAGGCAAGAGAAGTAAAAATTCAACAGAGAATTCTAAATATGGTAATACTCTTAACAAGGACACTGTAaagtatataatataaactCCTCAACAAAGATTCAAACCTTAAAAAAACTTTATCCCTTGTATTATGTGTCCCATATCACCACCCTGGGTCCCCTCTCTTCTCCAGGGATAAAAAATTCCTAATGGCCACACAACACCATCGCCATCTCCACACCATAATCACCCATCAGAGTTCAACTATGTCTATCATTACCATGATGACCACTCCACCCACATCATTTACATCACCATATTGCCACATGATCTATTTATGATTCATGGTTTGAATTTGGAGTTCATTGCTGTTGTTTGCTTATATGATCTTTTAGTTTGGGTTCAATCCTTACCATTTGATAGTTAaaattttaggtgttttttttgctaaatttaTATTTGGTGAAGTCCTAACAAAAACACAAGTAATTCGCACTGTTTGCAAAATGACTTTTCCTTTTTTCGTTTTTAATTGGAAAATACCTTACATTGCCACACCTCTGCTCACAATGAACATGTGTATTTCTTTGTTGAAAGTGATTTTATACTTGTTACTTTCTTGCTTTGTATTTGAGACTGCTATTCTCTCTTTCCCTCcaatttttgtatatatgatTATTGGTAATGGCAGCTGCTCGGGCATTGGATATGTTGAACTTCACTCCTCTCAATGGGAAGCCAATTAGGATTATGTATTCTTTTCGAGATCCTAGTATTCGTAGAAGTGGGACCgctaatatttttatcaaggtactataattttgttgttgtttcttCTTTATGATTATGTACTTGGATTCTTGCCTCTGGTGGATAAAAagattttctttaattctttttccCTCTCCGACAGATTctgatatttaatttctttcttcttttgttttttgttttatgtttttattttgtgttgGAAGAATTTGGATAAGGCAATTGACAACAAAGCACTCTATGATACATTTTCTACATTTGGGGCTATTCTATCATGCAAGATAGCTACTGACGCATCTGGTCAGTCAAAAGGATATGGTTTTGTACAATTTGATAATGAGGAGTCTGCTAAAAATGCTACAGACAAGCTGAATGGCATGTTACTGAATGATAAACAAGTTTATGTTGGACCCTTTGTACGTAAACAGGAAAGGGAGTCTGCTACAAATAAGACAAAATTCAACAATGTCTATGTAAAGAATTTGCTAGAATCAACAACTGATGAAGATCTGAAGAATATATTTGGTGAATATGGACCGATTACTAGTGCTGTAGTGATGCAAGATGGAGATGGAAAATCTAAATGCTTTGGATTTGTGAACTTTGAGAATGCAGATGATGCTGCTCGATCTGTCGAGGCTCTCAATGGAAAGAAGTTTGATGATAAAGAGTGGTATGTTGGGAAAGCCCAGAAAAAAACTGAAAGAGAGGTTGAACTGAAAGGACGGTTTGAGCAGAGTTTGAAGGAGGCTGTAGACAAATTTCAAGGACTGAATTTATATGTAAAAAACCTAGATGATAGCATTGCTGATGATAAATTAAGGGAATTATTCTCAGAATTTGGGACTATTACTTCATGCAAGGTACATAAAATGTCCCATGTCCCTTGATTATGAATTCGTGTTGTGCTATCAGTTATTTGAATATAAGTGTTTGTTGGTAAaccttattcttttattttctcccTTGTGAGTATTCAACAGGTTATGCGTGACCCTAATGGTATTAGTAGAGGATCGGGTTTTGTTGCCTTCTCGACTGCAGAAGAAGCATCCCGAGCGGTAGGCTTCTACTTTCTGTACCTTTCTGTAAATATGTTCATATACTAAAttaactttttcctttttggtagCTTGCGGACATGAATGGTAAAATGGTTGCTAGCAAACCCCTTTATGTTGCACTTGCACAGCGGAAAGAAGATAGGAGAGCAAGGTTGCAGGTATTTATGTTAAATAATGAGAGCCTATTGTTGAACTGTCTCTTATTGGAAGTTACTAGGTTGCACTGGTGAAAAATCAAAGAGGAAATTGCCCTGTCCCCATGCAAAAAAGTAGAAATATAAAAACcttttcactaaaaaaatcCTGGGATGTAACATTTGTATCAATAGACACCCACTTTTAGTTCCAAAATACACTGTGGTTTGTGGATAGAAAAGTTTCTTCATGGGGGTTGTGGATCTTTACTGAAATTTAATCACAAAGCATTTTATTGTAAGTGGTAGAAATTGTAGCTAACTATCcatgtttttcttccttaagTAGgagtcttattatttttttttacaggcACAATTTTCACAAATGCGTCCAGCTGCAATGGCACCTTCAGTAGGCCCTCGAATGTCCATGTATCCCCCTGGTGCTCCAGGTCTTGGACAACAACTATTCTATGGTCAAGGCCCCCCAGCTCTTATCCCTCCCCAAGTAATAGCTATTTTCTTGTCTGTTAATACCACTTTTTTCCAATTTCAGTTTTATGTGTATTTTTGTGTTGCAGAATTTTTTTGCTTTCAAGTTTTATGCGTATTGCATGATTTAAGCTTAGCAATTGGTATGGTTAATTTTTGTGTGTGGTATATaggttgattaattagatatCCTCAAGGCCTGGGTATAATGATATGCATGTGCTTATTTGGATGATTATAAGAATTATCATTCATGGAGTTTAGAAGGTTTACACAGTAGCTTCTTTgttgaagaggcacatattttGCACACAATCATCTTAAGTCATATTCAAATATCTACTAATTAATTGTGTCCCTATGCTCAATTCTAGTTGTTTGGGGCAGTGTAGGGCaatatagttttattattttacttttggtACCAACTATCGCATGTAAGACAGCTATGGGGCAGACATGGAAAGGGGCATCATAAGCCCTACCCTCTACAAACATGGATGGATTTTAAACAAGCATGCCATCCACTATTAGAAAATCAAAGCTGCCAAAGTGGAACGATCATATATATGCATTCCTCACCACTTCGCGTTGTGTCCTCTTGATGTTTTTAATCAGGTAGGGAGAAGCCTTGGGGTGTTCCTTGAATTTTACTTTTAAGAAACCCCTATAGCTAAGTGTTGGTGGTTTCAACTTTTTGTGTAGTGCATGTGAATCCtattctctctccctctctctgaATTCATGATTATTGCTTGAATGTTTATACATCCATTTCGCTACTTGTTTCATATCCTTGGAAAAATCATTAATCTGTGCCTAGATATACTTGAACATCAGTGCATATTCCAATTACCAACCTATATATTTTCTGAAGGATTGTGAAAAACTGAAGATGTAAGTGGTGGCTACTTCTTTCCTGTTGTTAGACCTTAATAGACAATTCTAGGAAGCTAATAACATGACTATAATACATGTCAGCCTGGATTTGGGTACCAGCACCAACTAGTTCCTGGGATGAGACCTGGTGCAGCTCCCATGCCAAATTTCTTTGTTCCTATGGTTCAGCCGGGTCAGCCAAATCAGCGGCCAGGAGGTCGTCGTTCTGGAACAGGGCCAGTGCAACAAACCCAGCAACCACTACCACTAATGCAGCAGCAGGTATGTTGTACTTGTATGTTTAGATGTTCTTTCATCTCATAATTTGGTTTGTCTCATTTATCCCCTTTTGTGTCTAAAACCCTCTCTTCTTAACATTACTTAGTCCTCTTCCCCTCCcaattttccctcaatttttctttgtttgagtCACAGATGCTACCCAGGGGACGTGTCTACCGTTATCCCCCTGGACGTAACATGGCTGATGTTCCCATTCCTGGTGTTCCTGGAGGCATGCTTTCTGCTCCTTATGACATGGCTGGAATGCCATTCCGTGATGCTGCAGTCTCACAACCTATGCCGATTGGGGCACTGGCTACTGCCCTTGCAAATGCACCACCTGATCAGCAGAGGACAGTAAGTTTATGACTTCTTCAGTATATTTTTAGAAATGCTTAGATATGACTGTTGTAACCTCATATAATGTGGTGTCTAATTGCTGGAATCTTCCTCTGGGGTGTTGCGTGCAGTTGTTGGGTGAGAATCTGTACCCACTTGTGGATCAGCTGGAACATGAAATGGCAGCTAAGGTGACAGGCATGCTACTAGAGATGGACCAGACTGAGGTTTTGCATTTGCTAGAATCACCGGAAGCTTTAAAAGCAAAAGTTGCTGAGGCTATGGAAGTTCTGAGGAATGTTGCTCAGCAACAGGCGAACAACCCAACGGATCGAATGGCCTCACTGTCGCTAAATGACACTCTTACTTCCTGAATTTGCTTGCAACAGTCGGGGCATGACCATTAGGATCATACTTTCTGGTGTGGCTTCCTAACTTCAAACGAAAGTTTTGGTGTGGCTTCTATTAAGTTTAATCTGAGTTGCTTTAAAGAGAGGAAGTTGATACTTGActgagatttttatttatttaatttttcttttaggacTTGAAAAATTACTCGCCCTTGATGCCTGGTTTGTGTGCTTCTTTATTGTCTTCTCCATTTAAGTAATCCTATGAATGCTTGCTATATGTTTATCTATGTGGAATCTGTTGCTTGTCAAAATAGTATAGTATGTTTCTGTAGCTTCCATGTTAGTGATCGCTTGAGCTGCATTTGGCATGGGAGCTGATTTGATTTCAGCATTCCTTGTTCTCATCTCAATGCAGATCTGGAGTAGCAGTGGTGAATAGGATATTGCTAGAACAGGGTAGAGTCTCTGGCGCCTCTTCTCCCCATACAGAATGAGCCTTTCAGGCAAAGGAAAAATCTTCTTGGGTCTGGGCTCTGCTTTCTAAACCTCAATTAAAATCCATGCGAGGGCCATTAAGAGTTGGGGTTTGAGCGCAGAAAATGCTGCCACCATCTCAGCTAGTCGTACTTGAAAACTCTTTTGGGTCCAGGGAGGCTCAAATTCTTGGGCCGAGTCCTCGACCAGGTTCTGTGCCTCAAATGAAGAGGCGCTTTGAGTTGCGGTTGGACACTCTGTTGGTTATGGGCTTGCAGCAGTGGATTTAGATATACAACGAGCGGAGTTAGGGTTGTGGGCTTTGGACCAGATTCTGGGAAGTGGGATATTGTTAAGTTTGGGTTCTGGTCTCCGAAGAGATGCATAGAATAATTTAGCAAGAAGTTAGAATGGCTGCCGTCCTCCCATAAAGGAAGTTATGAGGACTGCATAATTAAGCAACAGTTGAGTTCTCTAATCAGATTAGTTGTTAGTTATGCCGTAGTTTTTGTGTCAAGGGCAATCAACTGAGTCGTACCAAGAGTTTCAATTACccaagttaatttttttttaattaaaaataatcaattgtCAACTTAATGAATAATCATAAGGTGACAAATGCTtgtttattgaaattttgagtAATAGGGGACCCCATGCTTGAGATCCAGACAGACCCCCAAATCCCACCAAACGCAATTATGCTGTAGGCTAACTAtttgttgatatttttgtttatagcccttgtaattaaaaataaataaaaaataaaaaaaccatacaAAGTTAAGCTGATTGCCTATAATTGGCTTAGGAAATTGGACCATCCCTCAATAAGCATATACCTTGGGTGCTGCAAAAGAGATGCTTATGCCAATGATTTAGAGTATACCTCTTGTACCGGCAAAGGTAAAGAGAGTTTAGTTCATATCAATTGCATTGTTCTTAACGGCAAGTTTCTAAAAGGAAGGCCATACACTGCTTGGGTAcccttccatttttttcccttaataaGGACTACACCCTCCAAATTCATTCAACATAAACAGTCCTGTACCTTCAAATTCTCTTGTGTACCATGCAGTATAGGGCAATTTAGGCTCTCACAGGTCCTTAACTAAAGGGGGAACCGGCCTGTTTATCATAGGTAATGGGCTGCTGCCATACCGTCCAATTTCCAAAGACAGAGATATGAAGCTATCTATCCTACTAACCAAACACCCACCTTAGTTTTATTTATActctaaaagaaaaagaaaagaaaaaaaactgtCAAATATGAAGGGAGTTGTAGCCTGTAGGGTAGGAGTGGTAAACCCCCCCCTGCCAGGGTGAATTTGGGCTATGTCCCAAACACATGAATAGTCTGCATCAAAAGGTGTAGGGTTTTGATAAGACACATGGGGGCGTATGAAGGACAATGGACCCCATGCCCTCCCAGCATCCGACTCCTGTTTAGGCAAACACCCTATTTCCTCGTATCAATCAAGTATGAGTAAGCTGCAATCATTAAAGTAtgggtttgttttttattttaaagaaaaagaaaataataaaaaagtaaataaataaagaaatagaagATAGGCATAAAAAAAAAGCATCTAGAGTTGAGCTGAAAATGTAAATTTAAGCACATATGGGGCACGTGAAGGAGGTCTGAGATCCACAAGCTCTTGCCTTTTCCACCACATACACAGCATTTGGGCATGATGCCTTGCCCTTCTTCTTCAATTTTGGTCCCCCACCCCACCTCccccttctcttcttttttgccTTGTCTTTCACTTTTGTAAGTTTGACATCAATCAATAAATGCATATAAAACAAGCGACCTCTAGCTTATAGCTCTGGCTTTTCCTATTTGAGCGGAGAGGTTGTTGCCTTTATATGTTTATAAGCTAAAGTTTTGTCGTAGAATAATCCATGATGATTCCTGATATTTGGAGCAAGTTACCCTGGTAGAAAATCTGAGAGAGTTGGGTTGTCGGTGTCCCTTGCTTCCGGgaccatttcttttgtttttatgaatTGGGACCACCCCATTTGCGGAAGGATATACAAGGTATTACTTACCATTATGGTTTCAATCCAAACTTTTTGACACCATTCAATGCCGTTGCTGTTTTGGTAAACCCACTTGAGGGGCTGCACTATTATTATGCTTcgtttttctccttttctttttctggttTATGGGGTTGGTTGGAGAGAGAGTATTATTAACTGCTTCACCTTCTAAGAAGAATGCTCTTATATGTatttgtgtgtatatatatactttgGCTTCATCAATGTGGACTTGTACTTATTGGAAATTGGGACCCTTTACCTAGAGATGGCTGAAGAAGGGAAAGAGAAATGAGAAACAAGCTCCAAAATG includes:
- the LOC100262903 gene encoding polyadenylate-binding protein 2; translated protein: MAQVQVQAQAQPPVSAANGGASNGGGNQFVSTSLYVGDLESNVTDSHLYDLFGQLGPVVSVRVCRDLSTRRSLGYGYVNYGNTQDAARALDMLNFTPLNGKPIRIMYSFRDPSIRRSGTANIFIKNLDKAIDNKALYDTFSTFGAILSCKIATDASGQSKGYGFVQFDNEESAKNATDKLNGMLLNDKQVYVGPFVRKQERESATNKTKFNNVYVKNLLESTTDEDLKNIFGEYGPITSAVVMQDGDGKSKCFGFVNFENADDAARSVEALNGKKFDDKEWYVGKAQKKTEREVELKGRFEQSLKEAVDKFQGLNLYVKNLDDSIADDKLRELFSEFGTITSCKVMRDPNGISRGSGFVAFSTAEEASRALADMNGKMVASKPLYVALAQRKEDRRARLQAQFSQMRPAAMAPSVGPRMSMYPPGAPGLGQQLFYGQGPPALIPPQPGFGYQHQLVPGMRPGAAPMPNFFVPMVQPGQPNQRPGGRRSGTGPVQQTQQPLPLMQQQMLPRGRVYRYPPGRNMADVPIPGVPGGMLSAPYDMAGMPFRDAAVSQPMPIGALATALANAPPDQQRTLLGENLYPLVDQLEHEMAAKVTGMLLEMDQTEVLHLLESPEALKAKVAEAMEVLRNVAQQQANNPTDRMASLSLNDTLTS